The window CTTGCATCTTGTAGGAAAAGCCCATCTTTGACATTTTGTTTtgcttaaaaaatccaaaaatattgcaaaatttcataattttatactttgtatgttttttttatatataatggaCCTCTGTTAACTTCCAACTTGGATCTGCCACTGAACACAAATCGTACTAACATTGTCACAACATACAAATGGTAGTTTTGGTAAGAAGAGAGTGAAGATCACAAAGCAAGTTATGTGTCGAAACATGTTTGTGTTAGCCACCCCTCGATATTTGGCTTCAAGTGTCGGCTGAATCGTCTTTAGTACAAAAAACTTCGTGTGAAAGTGAAACTAGCCCCCCTCACTCTGGCAGTTCAACCCTTATGTGTATGAATGGGTTGATAATTACTAGTAAAAGCGTATTCACATCATTATTAATGAATTCTATATGATTATATTATATGTGTAAAAAAGTGTATATTATGTACATAAGTTTGGACAACATATCTCAAGTTAAGGAAGTGAATGTGAGATAATGCAAAGTGCCGACAAGACAAAGATACAAGGTCGAGTTCGCAACATGAGGGTTGTAGGGGCCAAGTTTTGATCACACCGGATGGTAGGGAAGGGTTGCAATTGAGCATATTGGTTTCCTCAAAGGTGTGGCCTGTTTCATTAATAAAGAAATACATTATCTTTGTTCCGAGTAGCCAAAATTCCTAGAAAGGAGTTTGGGCTTGAAATATAATTACAATTTTTGAATGTAATTATCTTAACGAAGAAATGCATTATCTTTGCAAGGTTATGGCCTCGTtatccaaaaaaaatatataattacaaTTTCTAAGGTATTTCTTAACAATTTACATATATAGGGAAAATGATGCAACCGCCctattatatattttaattttaccCTTTTAGTCCCTCAAGTTATTTTTGAGCCTCTAGTTTTCACCTGCTTATTTAGCCCCTTTTAGCTACTATTGCGAGTTTCATGTACATATGACTCTTACTCAATGGTCAAAATCCTCCTCTCCCATCGGGCACCTCAGATAGCCATATAATGGTCGAACTCTACTCCCAAAGGCCAAAACCCAAATGTCTTCTTCCCCTCAATAGTTAAAAAGTGAGTCCTTTCTATGCTTCCGCCTCATCGATTTAGAGTTAACTTCTTTCATTTTCACtaatcaaataaaacaaaatcttGAATTTTACTTGTAGGTATGGTTTAATCTTTAAAACCCACATATTAGGTTGTCATTGCGTCATCATTTCAAGCCATGTGTCTGCTAACCTCGTGCTTGTAATCAATTCTCATCGCTGTAAGCCCACATTTCCAATGAGTAAAGAAAAAATGCCCCGAAAACAAGCGATTTTCTTTCATCAGGGTGATTATCACTTCAAGTTAAGATGTCTTGTTCTTAGAGCATTCATGTCGTAACCTCCAGTTTACATTCAATGTCGCATTGCTTTTAATGTTGGGAAACCATGAAGTGCTCAACAGGGATGATCTCAAAAGATGCTATTACATACTCGAAAAAGGATATAATTGTTAAAAGGTGGTTGAAAATAATTGTTGAAGATGGGAAGGGAGGTAGACGTTGACAAGAGGTAAAGATGTGAGATGGatttaatttatttatgttaATTAAGTAAAAGTCATATGGACATGAAAATGGCAATAATAGGTAAGAGGTACTAAATAGGCAGGTGAAATCCCTTAAAAGGCTCAAAAATAACTTAAAGGACTGAAATGATAAAGTCAAAAGGGTCATTTCGTCATTTTCCCACATATATATCCTCATCCATGTAAATTGTCTTTTAAAACTCTTTCTTCTAATATGTCCATTTTCAAACACGAGTTATATTTCTCCATGAAAAATACTTTTAAAgacataattttttaaaaaaagtcaTGATATTTCCATTCTATTCTTTGTTTTTAAAGGTACTCTTACATATCAAAACTGCTTGTTACACATGGCATAACAAGTTGAAGTGTGTTTGGTGAGCGTGGGACCAGACTATGACCAAAGTCGATAAGTCAAAAGTAGCAATTTTTTCCATGCAAAAAGGTGTGGGACATGAGCTAGGTATCGATCTCCTGTATATGAAAAAGACATGTATACCCTTCTCATCTTcatcataaaaaaataataataattgtagTTCCTATTTAATGTAACAAATGCAACCTAACCCTACAACAAGATTCTATTGAATATGCAAAGATCAAGAGGCCAAATGTGTCATGTATATATATAAGTACAAAGCTTCTCAAATATCCTAACAATATAAAGTGTGTTTAAAAAAGATAGGAATAACAAAAGAAAATTAACTAATAGTTTTTGCTTataatttacaatttaattaGGAGCTTACTCATCACCCATGGCTAGTTCAAGTGCATAGTCATCCCTTTCCTGCAACAATTATCCATGAGAAATGTAAGAAGCTCCTCAAAAAAACATAAAAGTAAATCCAACTTTACTCTTGCTACAAATATAGACAATGTACTTTTATGGGGTAAAATTTGTTATTATATTGGTAAAAAGAGTAAAGTAAGTTAATATTTCCTCGAATTTCCccaaaaaaacttttggtataAGTTATTTATAAACTTACAATAGGTCCTCGTGCAAAATATCGTCCAAATTGAAGCCAATATACCTGCAAAAGCCATGGATGAAATAGGTTATATGACAAAAATCTGGATTGTAATAGAAAATAAAAGATACAGAAAGTTGTTCACTTGTTCTATCAAAGTGTAATTTACCTCATCCTCATCTTGTGTTTCAACTTCAACATCAGAAGTTGGGAAACCAACACAAAGGAGTGCATAACCCTACAAAAATGTAAAAAGATATGAAGTTGCATTTAAAGCGATTAGATTGAATCATATGAAGATACAAAGATGTAACATTTGAAATGAAGAGTGGAAGAGTGGAAGAGAAGTAGAGAAGCAACATGCCTTAGCTTTCAGTTCTGCTGATATCCCTAATGCTTCAGGCTGTCTAAGTCCTCCTGATTTTATACGAACAGCACAACTAGTACAACAACCTGCAGGAAGATAGCTTTCAGCTTTCAACTTTCAGCTAGTTATCAATGCATTTGAAGCGAATTTTATGAAGCTGGATATCTTATGATCTTATGGATAAATGGCATTACATAAAGGAATGTGAATGATGGAACAATACCGTGCCTGCAAGCAAATGGAAGTGATATGTCCTGTGCTTCAGCTGTGTGTAATATGTATTGATCCTGCAAATGTAACCAATACATTATATAGCAGCGATTCGAATCATAAAATTGCATGAATCGATCTCCATAAAACAATCGAAGAACCCTAGATTTCGGTGTAAATATTTGAGAAAAAACTATTCCGTTACAAAATTAAACCCAAATTACTTGAGGATTCAAAAA of the Lactuca sativa cultivar Salinas chromosome 6, Lsat_Salinas_v11, whole genome shotgun sequence genome contains:
- the LOC111918088 gene encoding ferredoxin C 2, chloroplastic, whose product is MDLQPPCNIFSTSYHRSPSVFRQCSPSRNTASYAANKYRRSTTSSELQVSPEVPRSQRISVASSAPRHKVTVHDRQRDVVHEFYVPEDQYILHTAEAQDISLPFACRHGCCTSCAVRIKSGGLRQPEALGISAELKAKGYALLCVGFPTSDVEVETQDEDEVYWLQFGRYFARGPIERDDYALELAMGDE